In a genomic window of Anoplopoma fimbria isolate UVic2021 breed Golden Eagle Sablefish chromosome 6, Afim_UVic_2022, whole genome shotgun sequence:
- the c6h10orf90 gene encoding (E2-independent) E3 ubiquitin-conjugating enzyme FATS yields MSAMKVSYSQPDVCLQNRSIAMPNEFRQACSPADGFAVRDQGKRTGQLVQSRLGYTESDRKQDERGGSLMKLSSQTSYRSCIYFEVPLRSTISVLFLDKSLYISLVELEGRRAGQATLYRSTLSVRFGVSSCRRSSTDNKPAQINEGYGRSREAMLGRNKRNVRETGLGHCRSPLSKHRTHKVEQIALTHDVNSKLEESDTKGHSATLGLLSFRGPSPSHTKAGRQKENADEAAFPICSNFSHRRHTSNIGPVDSRTWTKQAGSDKTEERQEHDSSSEPPRVSDKTFHSRLKADSLQGTTKNLSLKEALERLRPDFISRSQGRLRRLEQRARRRRYLQDSNPDLVQGLREDRGKQKRNCTTPDPLSDNLFKPRERTISGKEMQLRSRRIYNQLPEVTKKKEEEKKRAVSQTNRLRADVFKKRLLDQILQK; encoded by the exons ATGAGCGCAATGAAAGTCTCCTACTCTCAACCAGATGTATGCCTACAGAATCGTTCCATCGCTATGCCAAATGAGTTCAGACAGGCCTGCTCGCCAGCTGATGGATTCGCAGTGAGAGATCAAGGAAAGAGGACAGGACAACTTGTACAAAGCAGACTCGGCTACACAGAGAGCGACAGGAAGCAGGACGAGAGAGGTGGCTCGTTAATGAAACTCTCTTCACAGACTTCCTACCGGTCTTGTATCTATTTTGAGGTGCCACTGAGATCcactatttctgttttgtttttggacaaGTCACTTTACATTTCCCTTGTGGAACTAGAGGGAAGAAGAGCAGGTCAAGCCACTTTGTACAGGTCCACCTTATCTGTCCGCTTTGGTGTCTCATCCTGCCGCAGATCCTCTACGGACAACAAACCAGCACAAATAAATGAGGGTTACGGAAGATCCAGGGAGGCCATGTTGGGACGAAACAAACGCAATGTCCGGGAGACTGGTTTGGGTCACTGCAGAAGCCCTCTATCAAAGCACAGGACCCACAAGGTCGAGCAGATAGCACTGACGCATGATGTTAACAGCAAGCTTGAAGAGTCAGACACGAAGGGCCACAGCGCTACCTTGGGATTATTGTCATTCAGAGGACCAAGCCCCTCACACACAAAGGCTGGCAGGCAGAAGGAGAATGCAGATGAGGCAGCGTTTCCTATCTGTAGCAATTTCAGCCACAGGCGACACACTTCTAATATTGGCCCAG TGGACTCCAGGACTTGGACTAAGCAAGCAGGGAGCGACAAGACAGAGGAACGACAAGAACATGACTCGTCCTCAGAGCCTCCAAGAGTCTCCGATAAGACCTTTCATTCCCGACTGAAGGCTGACTCCCTGCAAGGAACGACCAAGAATCTCAGCCTTAAA GAGGCTTTAGAGCGTCTCAGGCCAGACTTCATTAGCCGCTCTCAAGGTCGGTTGAGGAGGTTGGAGCAGAGGGCTAGGAGAAGGAGATACCTGCAGGACTCAAATCCAGACCTGGTGCAAGGCCTCAGGGAGGATCGAGGCAAACAAAAGAGGAACTGCACCACACCAGATCCCCTCAGTG ATAACCTTTTCAAGCCTAGAGAGAGGACTATATCAGGCAAAGAGATGCAGCTGAGGTCCAGACG GATTTACAACCAGCTGCCAGaggtgacaaagaaaaaagaggaggagaaaaagagggccGTATCACAAACCAACAGATTGCGAGCAGAtgtctttaaaaag AGACTGCTGGACCAGATCCTGCAAAAATAA